The Micromonospora sp. WMMD961 genome has a segment encoding these proteins:
- a CDS encoding serine hydrolase codes for MRLNRRTALGLGTVATAGTVLGTAGTASAAESTEASPTTPARAARRVAAVFAKHSAEAGGNWQAYVSVADPAGPPVVAVEADADRRIEAYSVNKIAVATAVLDKVDRGLLTLDQQVEVSAAIVVPGGDGIFSLDGAYPSLVTLGHVLANLLTVSDDTAVRLCGLVAPAAEINSILVAKGFPNTQVEPVANPNRFFLGTSTPRETHDLLRALVAGTLLSPASTTYLLGLLRSPVAFTDGIRRTMSSDDRARIATKAGWFADARHEAGVIFDRSGAAVLTYALFADGQANPEDFGATHPAVQARASMGPKFLAAVDRIAGVGTTFGITARRPSNGG; via the coding sequence ATGCGACTGAACCGTAGGACCGCGCTCGGGTTGGGCACGGTGGCCACCGCCGGCACGGTGCTGGGCACCGCCGGCACGGCCAGCGCCGCCGAGAGCACCGAGGCCTCCCCGACCACTCCCGCCCGTGCCGCCCGCCGGGTGGCCGCCGTCTTCGCCAAGCACAGCGCCGAGGCCGGCGGCAACTGGCAGGCGTACGTCAGCGTCGCCGACCCGGCGGGCCCGCCGGTGGTCGCGGTGGAGGCCGACGCGGACCGGCGGATCGAGGCGTACAGCGTCAACAAGATCGCTGTCGCGACGGCGGTGCTGGACAAGGTCGACCGGGGGCTGCTCACCCTGGACCAGCAGGTCGAGGTGAGCGCCGCGATCGTCGTGCCGGGTGGCGACGGCATCTTCAGTCTGGACGGCGCGTACCCCAGCCTGGTCACCCTCGGGCACGTGCTGGCCAACCTGCTGACCGTCTCGGACGACACGGCGGTACGGCTGTGCGGTCTGGTCGCCCCGGCCGCCGAGATCAACTCCATCCTGGTCGCCAAGGGTTTCCCGAACACCCAGGTCGAGCCGGTGGCCAACCCGAACCGGTTCTTCCTCGGCACCAGCACCCCTCGGGAAACGCACGACCTGCTGCGCGCCCTGGTCGCCGGCACGCTGCTCTCCCCCGCCTCGACCACGTACCTGTTGGGGCTCCTTCGTTCGCCGGTGGCGTTCACCGACGGCATCCGGCGCACCATGTCGTCGGACGACCGGGCGCGGATCGCCACCAAGGCCGGCTGGTTCGCCGACGCCCGGCACGAGGCCGGAGTGATCTTCGACCGTTCCGGGGCGGCGGTGCTCACGTACGCGCTCTTCGCCGACGGGCAGGCCAACCCGGAGGACTTCGGCGCGACCCACCCGGCGGTGCAGGCCCGGGCCTCCATGGGCCCCAAGTTCCTGGCCGCGGTGGACCGGATCGCGGGCGTGGGCACGACGTTCGGGATCACCGCACGGCGGCCCAGCAACGGCGGCTAG
- a CDS encoding SDR family NAD(P)-dependent oxidoreductase, giving the protein MSRVVVVVGATSGIGRAAARAFAERGDRLVLAARATTTLAEVRGECAAVDVLTVPTDVTEPGALDALADAALDRFGRVDVWVHTAAVMAYGRFDELPGRVFDQVVRTDLLGTAESVRVALRHFRAAGAGTVVVTGSVLGHITAPYMSAYVASKWGLQGLLRTVQQELRDNPRIRLSLVNPGSVDTPVYQQAANYLGRIGRPPPPVASPQRVARAIVHCVDRPRREVSVGRLNVLLRAGFTVLPGVYDVLVGPMMRAAGLSGRPVAAHDGSVFAPNPAGEAVRGGHLPDLRQLARHVPGPVGAVLRRRFG; this is encoded by the coding sequence GTGAGCAGGGTGGTGGTGGTCGTCGGCGCGACCAGTGGGATCGGCCGGGCGGCGGCCCGGGCGTTCGCCGAGCGCGGCGACCGTCTCGTGCTGGCCGCCCGCGCCACCACGACCCTGGCCGAGGTACGCGGGGAGTGCGCCGCCGTCGACGTGCTGACCGTGCCGACCGACGTCACCGAACCGGGCGCGCTGGACGCGCTCGCGGACGCGGCACTGGACCGCTTCGGGCGCGTCGACGTGTGGGTGCACACGGCCGCGGTGATGGCCTACGGGCGCTTCGACGAACTGCCCGGGCGGGTCTTCGACCAGGTGGTACGCACCGACCTGCTCGGCACCGCCGAGTCGGTACGGGTGGCGCTGCGGCACTTCCGGGCGGCCGGCGCCGGTACGGTCGTCGTCACCGGTTCGGTGCTCGGGCACATCACCGCCCCCTACATGAGCGCGTACGTGGCGAGCAAGTGGGGGTTGCAGGGTCTGCTCCGGACGGTGCAGCAGGAGTTGCGGGACAACCCTCGGATCCGGTTGTCTCTGGTCAACCCGGGCAGCGTGGACACTCCCGTGTACCAGCAGGCGGCCAACTATCTGGGTCGGATCGGGCGGCCTCCGCCACCGGTGGCGAGCCCGCAGCGGGTGGCCCGGGCCATCGTGCACTGTGTGGACCGGCCCCGCCGGGAGGTCTCCGTGGGCCGGCTCAACGTGCTGTTGCGAGCCGGTTTCACCGTACTGCCGGGGGTCTACGACGTTCTGGTCGGGCCGATGATGCGGGCGGCGGGCCTGAGTGGACGGCCGGTCGCCGCGCACGACGGCTCGGTCTTCGCGCCGAATCCGGCCGGTGAAGCGGTCCGCGGTGGCCATCTGCCTGACCTGCGGCAGCTCGCCCGACACGTGCCCGGTCCGGTCGGCGCCGTGCTGCGCCGACGGTTCGGCTGA
- a CDS encoding zinc-dependent alcohol dehydrogenase: protein MRALTWQGKRDVRVEEVPDPRIEAPTDAIVKITSTAICGSDLHLYEVLGPYLKPGDVLGHEPMGIVEEVGSEVTGLKPGDRVVVPFNIACGSCWMCSRQLYAQCETTQVTGEGKGAALFGYTSLYGSVPGGQAEYLRVPQAHFGPIKIPETGADERYLYLSDILPTAWQAVRYADTPPGGTLAVFGLGPVGQFCARIGRHLGAGRVIGLDLVPERLELARRHGIEVLDVRELSDVPGALIDLVDGRGPDAVIDAVGMEAHGSPVGKLAHAAVGLLPDKLAQTMTDRAGMDRLSVLHAAVKGVRRGGTVSVSGVYGGEADPMPLMEMFDRGIQLRMGQCHVRRWTDEILPLLARDDDPLGVEDLRTHRLPLSRAPQAYEMFQKKEDGCIKVVLAP, encoded by the coding sequence ATGAGGGCGCTGACCTGGCAGGGCAAGCGGGACGTACGGGTCGAGGAGGTGCCGGACCCTCGGATCGAGGCGCCGACCGATGCGATCGTGAAGATCACCTCGACGGCGATCTGCGGCTCTGATCTGCATCTGTACGAGGTTCTCGGGCCGTACCTCAAGCCTGGTGACGTGCTGGGCCACGAGCCGATGGGCATCGTCGAGGAGGTCGGGTCGGAGGTGACCGGCCTCAAGCCCGGCGACCGGGTGGTGGTGCCGTTCAACATCGCCTGTGGGAGTTGCTGGATGTGTTCACGCCAGCTCTACGCCCAGTGCGAGACCACCCAGGTCACCGGCGAGGGCAAGGGCGCGGCCCTGTTCGGCTACACGTCGCTGTACGGGTCGGTGCCGGGCGGGCAGGCCGAGTACCTGCGCGTGCCGCAGGCCCACTTCGGGCCGATCAAGATCCCGGAGACCGGCGCGGACGAGCGCTACCTGTACCTGTCCGACATCCTGCCGACCGCCTGGCAGGCGGTGAGGTACGCCGACACCCCGCCCGGCGGCACCCTGGCCGTCTTCGGGTTGGGCCCGGTCGGGCAGTTCTGCGCACGGATCGGTCGTCACCTCGGCGCCGGCCGGGTGATCGGGCTGGACCTGGTGCCGGAGCGGCTGGAGTTGGCGCGGCGGCACGGCATCGAGGTGCTCGACGTCCGCGAGTTGTCCGACGTACCGGGCGCGCTGATCGACCTGGTGGACGGGCGCGGCCCGGACGCGGTGATCGACGCGGTCGGCATGGAGGCGCACGGTTCACCGGTGGGCAAACTGGCCCACGCCGCCGTCGGGCTGCTGCCCGACAAGCTGGCCCAGACGATGACCGACCGGGCGGGCATGGACCGGCTGTCCGTTCTGCATGCCGCGGTCAAGGGGGTTCGCCGCGGTGGCACCGTGTCGGTCTCCGGGGTGTACGGCGGGGAGGCCGACCCGATGCCACTGATGGAGATGTTCGACCGGGGCATCCAACTGCGGATGGGGCAGTGCCACGTGCGCCGGTGGACCGACGAGATCCTGCCGCTGCTGGCCCGCGACGACGACCCGCTGGGCGTCGAGGACCTGCGTACCCACCGGCTGCCGCTGTCCCGGGCGCCGCAGGCGTACGAGATGTTCCAGAAGAAGGAGGACGGCTGCATCAAGGTCGTGCTGGCACCGTGA
- a CDS encoding succinate dehydrogenase/fumarate reductase iron-sulfur subunit, whose product MNLTLRIWRQKGPEDKGRMVTYPVDDVSPDMSFLEMLDVLNERLILAGEDPVAFDHDCREGICGMCGLMINGDAHGPQRGTTACQLHMRQFKDGETIDIEPWRASAFPVVKDLVVNRSAFDKIIAAGGYVTAPTGSAPEAHSTPVAKANADAAFESAACIGCGACVAACPNGSGMLFTAAKLTQLSLLPQGQPERYTRVIGMVDAHDEAGFGGCTNAGECTPACPKGIPLNTIGRLNRDYLTATTKGANNTPGS is encoded by the coding sequence GTGAACCTGACCCTGCGCATCTGGCGCCAGAAGGGCCCTGAGGACAAGGGTCGGATGGTGACCTACCCGGTCGACGACGTGTCCCCGGACATGTCGTTCCTGGAGATGCTCGACGTGCTCAACGAGCGGCTGATCCTCGCCGGCGAGGACCCGGTGGCGTTCGACCACGACTGCCGCGAGGGCATCTGCGGCATGTGTGGTCTGATGATCAACGGTGACGCGCACGGGCCGCAGCGCGGCACGACGGCGTGCCAGCTGCACATGCGGCAGTTCAAGGACGGCGAGACGATCGACATCGAGCCGTGGCGGGCCAGCGCCTTCCCGGTGGTCAAGGACCTGGTGGTCAACCGCAGCGCCTTCGACAAGATCATTGCGGCGGGCGGTTACGTCACCGCGCCGACCGGCAGCGCCCCCGAGGCCCACTCCACCCCGGTCGCGAAGGCCAACGCCGACGCCGCCTTCGAGTCGGCGGCCTGCATCGGCTGCGGCGCCTGCGTGGCGGCCTGCCCGAACGGCTCCGGCATGCTCTTCACCGCCGCCAAGCTCACCCAGCTCTCGCTGCTGCCGCAGGGCCAGCCCGAGCGGTACACCCGGGTGATCGGCATGGTCGACGCGCACGACGAGGCCGGCTTCGGCGGCTGCACCAACGCGGGCGAGTGCACCCCGGCCTGCCCGAAGGGCATCCCGCTGAACACCATCGGCCGACTCAACCGCGACTACCTCACGGCCACCACGAAGGGTGCCAATAACACCCCCGGTTCCTGA
- a CDS encoding fumarate reductase/succinate dehydrogenase flavoprotein subunit, with the protein MELFTEGDPIADTKAPAGPVEKRWETRRFEAKLVNPANRRKMTVIVVGTGLAGGSAAATLAEQGYHVKSYCYQDSPRRAHSIAAQGGINAAKNYRNDGDSVHRLFYDTVKGGDFRSRESNVHRLAEVSVNIIDQCVAQGVPFAREYGGLLDTRSFGGAQVQRTFYARGQTGQQLLLGAYQALERQIGLGNVEMNTRHEMLELVIVDDKARGIVVRDMVTGEISTEMADAVVLASGGYGNVFYLSTNAKGCNVTATWRAHRKGAYFANPCYTQIHPTCIPVSGDHQSKLTLMSESLRNDGRVWVPKAKGDDRSPRDIPEDERDYYLERIYPSFGNLVPRDIASRAAKNVCDEGRGVGPTKLGVYLDFADAINRLGRKAIEAKYGNLFEMYERITGEDPYEVPMRIYPAVHYTMGGLWVDYDLQSNIPGLFVIGEANFSDHGANRLGASALMQGLADGYFVLPTTIANYLASGSLDKVDASHPAAIEARTDVEDRIRRLLAVNGDRTVDSFHRELGQIMWEHCGMERSEAGLRKAIGEIRDLREAFWQRVKVSGTGEELNQSLEKAGRVADFFELAELMCIDALHREESCGGHFRAEHQTPDGEAQRDDDRFAYVAAWEFTADGAPSVLHKEDLKFEYVHPTQRSYK; encoded by the coding sequence ATGGAACTCTTCACCGAGGGCGACCCGATCGCCGACACCAAGGCTCCCGCCGGCCCGGTCGAGAAGCGCTGGGAGACCCGGCGCTTCGAGGCCAAGCTGGTCAACCCCGCCAACCGCCGCAAGATGACGGTGATCGTGGTCGGCACCGGCCTGGCCGGCGGCTCGGCCGCGGCGACCCTGGCCGAGCAGGGCTACCACGTGAAGTCCTACTGCTACCAGGACAGCCCACGCCGGGCACACTCCATCGCGGCACAGGGTGGCATCAACGCGGCGAAGAACTACCGCAACGACGGCGACTCCGTACACCGGCTGTTCTACGACACCGTCAAGGGCGGCGACTTCCGCTCCCGGGAGTCGAACGTGCACCGCCTGGCCGAGGTCTCGGTCAACATCATCGACCAGTGCGTCGCCCAGGGTGTGCCGTTCGCCCGCGAGTACGGCGGCCTGCTGGACACCCGCTCCTTCGGCGGCGCCCAGGTGCAGCGCACCTTCTACGCCCGGGGCCAGACGGGCCAGCAGCTGCTGCTCGGCGCGTACCAGGCCCTGGAGCGGCAGATCGGCCTGGGCAACGTGGAGATGAACACCCGGCACGAGATGCTGGAGCTGGTCATCGTCGACGACAAGGCCCGCGGCATCGTCGTCCGCGACATGGTCACCGGCGAGATCAGCACCGAGATGGCCGACGCCGTGGTGCTCGCCTCCGGCGGGTACGGCAACGTCTTCTACCTCTCCACCAACGCCAAGGGCTGCAACGTCACCGCCACCTGGCGGGCACACCGCAAGGGCGCGTACTTCGCCAACCCCTGCTACACGCAGATCCACCCGACCTGCATCCCGGTCTCCGGCGACCACCAGTCAAAGCTGACCCTGATGAGCGAGTCGCTGCGCAACGACGGCCGGGTCTGGGTGCCGAAGGCCAAGGGCGACGACCGCAGCCCGCGGGACATCCCCGAGGACGAGCGGGACTACTACCTGGAGCGGATCTACCCCTCCTTCGGCAACCTGGTCCCCCGCGACATCGCCTCCCGGGCCGCCAAGAACGTCTGCGACGAGGGCAGGGGCGTCGGCCCGACCAAGCTCGGCGTCTACCTCGACTTCGCCGACGCGATCAACCGGCTGGGCCGCAAGGCCATCGAGGCCAAGTACGGCAACCTCTTCGAGATGTACGAGCGGATCACCGGCGAGGACCCGTACGAGGTGCCGATGCGCATCTACCCCGCCGTGCACTACACGATGGGCGGCCTGTGGGTCGACTACGACCTCCAGTCGAACATCCCCGGCCTGTTCGTCATCGGTGAGGCGAACTTCTCCGACCACGGCGCGAACCGGCTCGGCGCCTCGGCGCTGATGCAGGGCCTCGCCGACGGCTACTTCGTCCTGCCCACCACCATCGCCAACTACCTGGCCTCCGGCAGTCTCGACAAGGTCGACGCCAGCCACCCGGCGGCGATCGAAGCCCGCACCGACGTCGAGGACCGCATCCGGCGGCTCCTGGCGGTCAACGGGGACCGGACCGTGGACTCGTTCCACCGGGAGCTGGGCCAGATCATGTGGGAACACTGCGGCATGGAGCGCAGCGAGGCCGGCCTGCGCAAGGCGATCGGCGAGATCCGCGACCTGCGCGAGGCGTTCTGGCAGCGGGTCAAGGTGTCCGGCACCGGCGAGGAACTCAACCAGTCGCTGGAGAAGGCCGGCCGCGTCGCCGACTTCTTCGAACTGGCCGAGCTGATGTGCATCGACGCCCTGCACCGCGAGGAGTCCTGCGGCGGCCACTTCCGGGCCGAGCACCAGACCCCCGACGGTGAGGCGCAGCGCGACGACGACCGGTTCGCGTACGTGGCGGCCTGGGAGTTCACCGCCGACGGTGCGCCCTCGGTGCTGCACAAGGAAGACCTGAAGTTCGAATACGTCCACCCCACGCAGCGGAGTTACAAGTGA
- a CDS encoding succinate dehydrogenase cytochrome b subunit has protein sequence MTKTRSPIRSNVGLKAVMAVTGIVLALFLIAHMLGNLKVFTGETSFDHYAHWLRDIGKPLLPGVWFLWILRSVLVVAVVAHIVAATVLARRARAARPVKYAHRKKVNGSYAARTMRWGGVIILLFVIYHILDLTTGTLNPVGDESKPYGNVVADFAPERWYVTLFYTLAIVTVGFHLRHGAFSAFRSLGQQTPRGERRARVAALVFAVLLCAGYLVVPFAVLTGLVS, from the coding sequence ATGACGAAAACTCGGTCGCCCATCCGCTCGAACGTCGGCCTCAAGGCCGTCATGGCGGTGACGGGCATCGTGCTGGCGCTGTTCCTCATCGCCCACATGCTCGGGAACCTCAAGGTGTTCACGGGGGAGACCTCGTTCGACCACTACGCGCACTGGCTGCGCGACATCGGCAAGCCACTGCTGCCCGGGGTCTGGTTCCTCTGGATCCTGCGCAGCGTGCTGGTGGTGGCGGTCGTCGCCCACATCGTCGCCGCCACCGTGCTGGCCCGGCGCGCCCGTGCCGCCCGCCCGGTCAAGTACGCCCACCGCAAGAAGGTCAACGGCAGCTACGCGGCCCGCACGATGCGCTGGGGTGGAGTGATCATCCTGCTCTTCGTGATCTACCACATCCTGGACCTGACCACCGGCACGCTCAACCCGGTCGGCGACGAGAGCAAGCCGTACGGCAACGTCGTCGCCGACTTCGCGCCGGAGCGCTGGTACGTCACGCTCTTCTACACGCTCGCCATCGTCACGGTGGGCTTCCACCTGCGCCACGGCGCGTTCAGCGCGTTCCGCAGCCTCGGCCAGCAGACGCCGCGTGGCGAGCGTCGGGCCCGGGTCGCGGCGCTGGTCTTCGCCGTGCTGCTCTGCGCCGGATACCTGGTGGTCCCGTTCGCCGTACTCACCGGATTGGTGTCCTGA
- a CDS encoding LysR family transcriptional regulator, whose translation MQLHQLRYFVAVAEVRHFTQAADIVGITQPSLSKQIHALEADLGAPLFERLRGNIALTAAGEVLLPLATRILADVETATREVQELAGLRRGRVRLGATPSLATSLAPPVLRRFRDAHPTIDLRVEEGGSQDLVRDLLRGDLDLALIIMPAQGADPGLRVDPILRESLVVASVDEVPTASPTGELRITDLRDQPMVMFREGYDLRDATIQACRDAGFEPSFAVDGGEMDAVLSFVEAGLGIALVPGIVLARRPGVRITPLAPPGVRRTIAVARRRDIVPTHAGRELRRILLDYIQSAIDRGELPPGVEPLT comes from the coding sequence ATGCAGCTCCATCAGCTCCGGTACTTCGTCGCGGTGGCCGAAGTACGACATTTCACCCAAGCCGCCGACATCGTCGGCATCACTCAGCCTTCTCTCAGTAAGCAAATTCACGCTCTGGAGGCCGACCTCGGGGCACCTCTGTTCGAGCGGCTAAGGGGCAACATCGCGCTCACCGCGGCCGGCGAGGTGCTGTTGCCGTTGGCCACCCGGATCCTCGCCGACGTGGAGACCGCCACCCGGGAGGTGCAGGAGTTGGCCGGGCTGCGTCGCGGCCGGGTCCGACTCGGGGCCACCCCGAGCCTGGCCACCTCGCTCGCCCCGCCGGTGCTGCGCCGGTTCCGCGACGCACACCCGACCATCGACCTGCGTGTCGAGGAGGGCGGCTCCCAGGACCTGGTCCGGGACCTGCTCCGCGGCGACCTCGACCTGGCGTTGATCATCATGCCGGCGCAGGGGGCCGACCCCGGGCTGCGGGTCGACCCGATCCTGCGGGAGAGCCTGGTGGTGGCCTCGGTGGACGAGGTGCCGACCGCATCACCGACCGGCGAGCTGCGCATCACCGACCTGCGGGACCAGCCGATGGTGATGTTCCGGGAGGGCTACGACCTGCGGGACGCGACCATCCAGGCGTGTCGGGACGCGGGCTTCGAGCCCAGTTTCGCGGTGGACGGCGGCGAGATGGACGCGGTGCTCAGTTTCGTCGAGGCGGGCCTGGGCATCGCGCTGGTGCCGGGCATCGTGCTGGCCCGCCGACCGGGTGTGCGGATCACCCCGCTCGCCCCGCCCGGGGTGCGGCGGACCATCGCGGTGGCCCGCCGCCGCGACATCGTGCCCACCCACGCCGGGCGGGAACTCCGGCGCATCCTGCTCGACTACATCCAGTCCGCGATCGACCGGGGCGAACTGCCGCCCGGCGTCGAGCCGCTGACCTGA